The window TTTATGGCGATGCAAAATTGTGGGATGTGACGAAATTCCCGACTCCAAAAtgacttcttttgtttttttttcattaaaaaaaagtgttctctACAATCAAACTACTAAAAAACCTGTATTTAGAAAATAGTTGATAAAAATATTCCCCTGAATTGTACAAGAAAAGAGGTACAGGGAGCACTGGTAAAAGATGTGGTTGGAGAGATGTTATTCTGCTGCCTCATCTTTTTCTTCAGCTGCGTCTGTAGCTGGTGCCTGGGAAAACAAATGTGATAGTGTCAAAGCTGAATCACCGAGGAGTTGAGCTTTATTTTGCACGTTTATACATCTGATACCGTGAGCCTTACCTCTTCCTCGGCTTTGGCTTCGCCATTCTCAGCGGGGGCCTCTGGTGCTTTCTCTTCAGGCTTGGCCTTCTCCACCTCCTTTGCTTTCTTGGGCTTAGCAGGTGCCTTCtgccaaacaaaaaatattaacCACGTTAGTCCCTCAGTCGACACGTTGACAGTCTGATCACAAGTAATCAAAACAAGGTCTCACCTTTGGCTTAGGTTTGGCCTCTGCCTTTGCAGTTGCAGGTCTCTgtggggacaaaaaaaaaaaggcatagtcAGCACTAAGAATGCAGTTTACAGCATGCATATTGTCTGGCACGCTCTGGGCTCGGCTCTACTTACATCGCTTAACCTTACAGATCTCCTCTTGGGCTGCAGAGAGAGTGAAACAGGGTGATTACTTTTAACATATCAGCCAATATGTCTCTCACTGATGGGGTGTTACTGACCCCTGGTGGGTGAACAGACTAACTGTCTCCTTattttataaatgaataaaacacagatatgttacaaatatgaatatatgttGAATCTTTCCTTACCGCTGATTCTTCTCctgtctgtgagagagagagagagagagagagaaaggagaataTCAGGTTAAGGACATTGTCTGCGTTTTAATGTGTGGGCTTTAAGTATTAGTTATTATGTAACTCAAAAGTGGGCGTTTCCAGACTAAACATTAGCCTATGGCTACACATCCAGCTGCATACATGATTTAGTTTAGAGCAagcgctgtgattggctgagatttgttttaaaatcttGAAcgatggagaaagaaaagaaagaagaaaagaaaaaaaatcagtccCCGTCAAAGACTCACTTCTCAATCAGAATGTTTACATATCTAATATCCTATATCAACTAGGGACATTACTTAGCAACATAtcacaaaaagaacatttttgaGCGGAACATTTGTCTACACCCAAACAATAAAAGAAGAAGGGAAGTGTCCTTTGACCTGCCTTGGCTACGAAAGGCGTCTGGAATAACATACGTGTAGAGATAATTTAAACCATAAGCAGCGTCATGTGCTCGTGCTCTCCCAGTCTACTGTAGAACTCCGGTGGAGGAGGGGGCGGACTCCGCCTCCTCGCGACACATCCATTCATTGGTAATAAATGGGATTGCCAGTGTACGGAAAAAAACCGAGCGGTGTAGTGAGCGTTCCCGCCATGAATTTGAAAAGAGTCACTCCGAGATGCTCAGCGACTCTGTCAATCTGGTAGCAGAATCTACTAGAACCCCCCAGCAACAAGAGCAGCGCTTTGCTGACGGAGGCTCACCATTGCATAACCTACCACTGGCCTGAGCCGACAATACAAAGAGAGACACTCCGATAACACGACGAACGCCTTCCAAGAAATGCATTTTTCCGCGGTGAAAATAAAGGCGGCCAtgcatgaacaaaaaaaaaaaaaaacacatgcacgcTAGGTTTATGAAGCAGAGACGTTCGCATTATTGGCAtaacattacataaaaaaaGGGTTTTGTTACACAAGAAAGCCGTAAACAAGTATTGGTGCTCACACAAAAATAACAACCTTAACATTAAAGCCAAACTCCCGTAGAATAGCTGTAATAATATAACGTTTTCAATGTCGGTCCCATTTTTCTCTCAGGGAAACTTTAGTATCCAGCGTGACGACCCCCGTAGGAAACAATCAATATGCCGCCAACTTTCTCTGCAGAAAAAGCAATCCATCGTCAGAGAAAACGACCCTGCTTTGTCCTACACTGCAAATAGCCTAAATGTAGTCTATTTAAAACACGATTGCATTTGTAGCCTACATGTCACCATTTGCGGAAAACCCCAGGCACAAAGATAATCACTACACGAGAGATATGACCGAGAATCAGCCACTTGAGACAATCAAAACAGACGCTACATAACAACTAAACTCCTGGCTGCAAGCCGCTACATTGTTGACATTCACCCGGAACAGAAAACGGACATTTGCAGCAACATTTTAACAACTCTGACCGCAAGCTGTAACAAGCCCATCTTACAAATTGCAATTGGGGGTTATAAATGCTGTATTACTGAATGCATAAAAGACGTTGGTCTACTCACTTTGCTCCTTTTAGGCATGGTTGGTTtgtgtaaaagaaaacagagcTAAATGTTACTCGATACAAgagaaaatacagtatattctggATAAAGCTGTACCAGTCCAGTCTAATACAGCGCAGCGAGACGTTAATGTTCCATTGGAAGAAGAACTAGCTCAAACCGGATTGgattctccccctccctccctatTCAAACCGTTATAGTTCCTGCATGATTGACGGGGCTATACCCCGCCCCCGCTGCCCGCTGATTGGACGACTCGGTGGTCAGCAACACGATTTGAAATCTGTACTCTTACCTGTGTGGATACGTCACACGTCAGTCAACAGAAATGGCGAGCTATTTGTCTTTCTGTGCAGCCATCTGCTAacaaggcaggcaggcaggcagaattGTCATTTAATCTGCCTGCCTTCCAGCTCGCTCTGAAATGCTTGTATTTCCCACTAAATGCTACATTTTGACACGTTCGAGCATTGTGGATAGCATAAACACAATCCCATTTTGCGCCTTTAACACGAGTGACAAAAGAGAATGTGGCTTGTGCAGAAGATTGGGAGAGGGGTGTGTGCTCCCCCAACCAAGTCTTTTGTATTTTAGCTGGGGAAAATGGCGACAGGGCAGGAGACGTGTGGGCAAAGCTCTTAGCATGTGTACACTCTTGTGCAACCTTCTCTTCGTGTTGTCACCGTCGTCCACTTGCTCCATTGTGAGTGTGCAGTCCAAACATGACTCCAGTGGAAACAACCGTTGTGGCGCGCCAGCTTTACAAGTGTTGAAGTAATTTCAGACATTTCAGCACGGAGACTTCCATTCATTTCCCCCCTGGGTGAATGATAGTGTtccctcctttttctcctctgcCCCGAGGAAACTACGCGGTTATTGTTGCAGATGTTCTCAGAATATCATTTATTTCTGTCTATCTTTCCTGCTTAGGCTACTCATAAAATAATATGTTAATACTAATCATACAGTTAATACAGGCTAAAATCATTTTCTCCCCTTCTATGGGAACTGTACAAAAAATAGCCATTATCATGTGTAGGAGCTGTTGACTTATTTAGCACATACTTTTGTCAATAATTTCTCTATTATATAGAGGCAGACAGTttattttaaaggccagttatttcatggatccaggatactagcATCCTGAtgaaagttcccttggcctttggaattagaaatagcccccccacatcatcacatacccttcaccatacctagagattggcatggttttatttcagttagcctaatagctggtttgatttgcattgatatgGATCTTATCTCAgttagctattaggctaactgaaataaaaacatgccaatctctaggtatggtgaagggtatgtgatgatgtgggggggctattttaattccaaaggccaagggaactttatcaggatgcatagtatcctggatccatgaaataactggcctttaaaaataaactgtcTGCCTCTATggaaatttaacataggggtatgtataattatggcccctgtattttaaggaacaacatttatttatttacagtacattattcattcacaaaaaattggtgtccttaaaaggttggatttttcctcatttttttaattaaggcattaagatcaatttccaaaagatgatttttgtattcctctctttagcatgggtatgaatacttatgagcagtactgtacatatttgttttgtgttgcttgagtctggaatagaggattttatatcctgtaccagaatttttttcaataaattaTGGTTgatattttgtttaacatggtTTTTccacataaaaagtaaaataaaaactctgaAAAGGAGCTGGAAGCACATCTACTCTTTCTCGTTGAACATTTCTGGATCTGTCCTTGCCCACTACCGCTACTTATGCTATGTTCACCAGTGAAAGAGCAGCTCGCATCAAGATGGCT is drawn from Sander vitreus isolate 19-12246 chromosome 13, sanVit1, whole genome shotgun sequence and contains these coding sequences:
- the hmgn1b gene encoding non-histone chromosomal protein HMG-like → MPKRSKTGEESAPKRRSVRLSDRPATAKAEAKPKPKKAPAKPKKAKEVEKAKPEEKAPEAPAENGEAKAEEEAPATDAAEEKDEAAE